A stretch of Lathyrus oleraceus cultivar Zhongwan6 chromosome 6, CAAS_Psat_ZW6_1.0, whole genome shotgun sequence DNA encodes these proteins:
- the LOC127096277 gene encoding uncharacterized protein LOC127096277, which translates to MYPVQYAPQSYVAAVTPAFNKQPAQAYQAPPAYRPAPVQQRAAAPPAYQQAPVAPVYQQPRAQAPRQNTQNQNKRQGERATFNPIPMSYTELYPSLLQKGLVVPRPMGPPPDRLPPWYNPNAHCPFHEGAPGHDLKGCYALKHRVRELIESKILSFKDMGPNVKNNPLPPHGNPVVNAIEDAFVGVTVDKVDDVKTPLAAFHARLVEVGMINVNHENCEECATYPKGCQVVRDNIQNLMDKGVLQISSAVKNEDVLVIKPCFNSSEPVEIPYYSGGVVPMNSKSSPVEICMPTPFPYESTKAVPWKYEITAGDKVVEGSADVEVTEVVSEDVTNIAGMSRMTHSGRVYTPEFNVTSQGPNKESTVVAPTKEPEVVQSEDAVEFLKLIKKSDYKVVDQLHQTSSKISILSLLLNSQAHREALLKVLAQAHVTQSITVDQFDGVVANITACNTLSFSGEELPEDGQNHNRAPHISVKCKDDALDPVGKACSSFAYLKSAKSSIEGGNPEGWGQLIDIREKHDRFGLGYVPSAAKGAQVPAKDNTRSIQEVFLSTGFIHGDQVNAIGDGTENEDEPCLVYRCETTLNNWKAVEIPEIFPLSK; encoded by the exons ATGTATCCCGTCCAGTATGCTCCGCAATCGTACGTAGCTGCTGTGACACCTGCATTCAATAAACAGCCTGCTCAGGCTTATCAAGCGCCTCCAGCTTATCGACCAGCTCCAGTTCAACAACGTGCTGCGGCTCCGCCAGCTTATCAACAAGCACCAGTAGCTCCTGTTTATCAACAGCCGAGAGCTCAAGCGCCAAGGCAAAATACTCAGAACCAGAACAAGAGGCAAGGGGAGAGGGCGACCTTCAATCCAATCCCAATGTCGTACACTGAGTTGTATCCTTCCCTATTACAAAAGGGTTTAGTGGTTCCCAGACCTATGGGACCTCCACCTGATCGTCTTCCTCCATGGTACAACCCTAATGCACACTGTCCTTTTCACGAGGGTGCCCCCGGGCATGACCTAAAGGGTTGCTACGCTCTGAAGCATAGGGTTCGTGAGCTAATTGAAAGCAAGATCTTGTCTTTTAAGGACATGGGACCGAAtgtgaagaacaatcctcttcctCCCCATGGAAATCCTGTAGTAAACGCCATTGAAGACGCCTTTGTTGGTGTTACGGTTGATAAGGTGGATGATGTTAAGACTCCTTTGGCAGCATTCCATGCCCGATTGGTGGAAGTTGGCATGATTAATGTTAATCATGAAAATTGTGAAGAGTGTGCCACATACCCAAAGGGATGTCAGGTGGTACGAGACAACATTCAAAATTTGATGGATAAAGGAGTGCTTCAAATATCCAGTGCTGTGAAGAACGAAGACGTGTTGGTAATTAAACCTTGTTTCAATTCATCTGAACCGGTTGAAATTCCATATTATAGTGGTGGAGTGGTTCCAATGAATAGTAAGTCGTCGCCTGTGGAAATATGTATGCCCACGCCTTTTCCCTACGAGAGCACCAAGGCTGTGCCTTGGAAATATGAGATTACTGCTGGGGATAAGGTTGTTGAAGGAAGTGCAGACGTTGAAGTGACAGAAGTTGTAAGTGAAGACGTCACCAATATTGCAGGGATGAGCAGAATGACCCATAGTGGTCGAGTCTATACGCCCGAATTCAATGTGACTTCTCAAGGGCCAAACAAGGAATCAACAGTTGTAGCTCCCACTAAAGAACCTGAAGTGGTTCAATCCGAAGATGCTGTTGAATTCTTGAAgttgatcaagaaaagtgactacaaggttgTGGACCAGTTGCATCAAACATCGTCTAAGATCTCTATTTTATCTCTGTTGTTGAATTCCCAAgcccatagggaggctttgttgaaggtGCTTGCTCAAGCTCATGTAACACAAAGCATAACAGTAGACCAATTTGATGGAGTAGTTGCAAATATCACAGCCTGCAATACTTTAAGCTTCAGTGGAGAGGAATTACCTGAGGATGGACAAAATCACAATCGTGCTCCCCATATCTCAGTAaaatgcaaagatgatgctttg GACCCTGTTGGGAAAGCTTGTTCATCTTTCGCTTATCTGAAAAGCGCAAAGTCTAGCATTGaaggaggaaaccctgaaggtTGGGGTCAACTTATTGATATTCGTGAGAAGCATGATCGCTTTGGTCTGGGATATGTGCCTTCCGCTGCGAAAGGAGCCCAAGTCCCTGCAAAGGACAACACTCGAAGCATCCAGGAAGTATTCCTTAGCACAGGATTCATCCATGGAGATCAGGTCAATGCAATTGGAGATGGCACCGAAAATGAAGAtgagccatgtttggtttaccggtGTGAGACAACTTTGAACAATTGGAAGGCGGTTGAGATCCCCGAAAtttttcctttgtcaaagtaa